A region from the Nonlabens sp. YIK11 genome encodes:
- the purH gene encoding bifunctional phosphoribosylaminoimidazolecarboxamide formyltransferase/IMP cyclohydrolase produces MSQIKAKSALISVFHKDGLAPVVQKMNELGITIYSTGGTEKFIKELNVPVTPVEDVTSYPSILGGRVKTLHPKVFGGILNRRDHDGDQSQIEDYDIPQIDIVIVDLYPFEDTVASGASEQDIIEKIDIGGISLIRAAAKNYKDTVCVATMNDYEELLDVLEAGNGETSLEQRKKFATTAFNISSHYDSAIYSYFAGDDTEKALKVSEPHVMPLRYGENPHQRGWFYGNFDEMFTKLHGKELSYNNLLDVDAAVNLMSEFVDDQPTFAIFKHNNACGVAQRDTIHQAYVDALAGDPVSAFGGILISNTEIDVPTAEKIHELFCEVVIAPSFDPNALDILMGKKNRIMLELVEGALSRKRDTNKLEVRASLNGYLVQDPNLKTDEKQDLKNATERIATDSEIEDLLFASKICKHTKSNTIVLAKGKQLCASGTGQTSRVDALNQAIHKAQSFKFDLDGAVMASDAFFPFPDCVEIADNAGIKAVIQPGGSIKDQLSIDYCNKNQIAMVFTGTRHFKH; encoded by the coding sequence ATGAGCCAAATCAAAGCAAAAAGTGCCTTAATATCTGTTTTTCATAAAGATGGACTCGCTCCAGTCGTCCAGAAAATGAATGAATTGGGAATCACTATTTATTCTACTGGTGGTACTGAAAAGTTCATCAAGGAATTAAATGTTCCTGTGACTCCAGTCGAGGATGTTACGAGCTATCCATCAATTTTAGGTGGTCGCGTGAAGACCTTGCACCCTAAAGTATTTGGTGGGATTTTGAATAGACGTGACCACGATGGTGATCAATCCCAAATTGAGGACTACGATATACCACAAATCGATATCGTAATCGTGGATCTTTATCCATTTGAAGATACGGTAGCGAGTGGCGCCAGTGAGCAGGATATTATTGAGAAAATTGATATAGGTGGTATCTCATTGATACGCGCCGCTGCCAAAAACTACAAAGACACCGTTTGTGTGGCTACCATGAACGATTATGAAGAATTGCTGGACGTTCTAGAAGCTGGAAACGGTGAAACGAGTCTTGAGCAACGCAAGAAATTTGCTACGACGGCATTTAATATTTCCTCGCATTATGACAGCGCGATCTACAGTTATTTCGCTGGCGATGATACAGAAAAGGCCCTTAAGGTAAGCGAGCCGCATGTGATGCCGTTGCGCTATGGCGAGAATCCACACCAGCGTGGTTGGTTTTACGGAAACTTTGATGAGATGTTTACCAAGCTTCACGGTAAAGAATTGTCTTACAATAACTTATTGGATGTCGATGCCGCTGTCAATCTGATGAGCGAGTTTGTGGATGACCAACCTACGTTTGCCATTTTCAAACATAACAATGCCTGTGGAGTAGCGCAGCGCGACACGATCCACCAGGCTTATGTAGATGCTTTGGCGGGCGATCCGGTTTCTGCCTTTGGAGGTATTTTGATATCCAATACTGAAATTGATGTCCCAACAGCAGAGAAAATTCACGAACTCTTCTGCGAGGTAGTAATCGCGCCATCTTTTGACCCTAATGCACTAGATATTTTGATGGGTAAAAAGAATAGGATCATGCTGGAACTTGTAGAAGGTGCGCTTTCGCGAAAGCGAGATACCAACAAACTGGAAGTGCGAGCTTCATTGAATGGTTACCTGGTCCAAGATCCTAACCTCAAAACCGATGAAAAGCAAGATTTGAAGAACGCTACAGAGCGAATTGCCACAGATAGCGAGATTGAAGATCTTCTTTTTGCTTCTAAAATTTGCAAGCATACGAAGTCGAATACCATCGTGCTTGCCAAGGGAAAACAACTTTGCGCCAGTGGTACTGGGCAAACCTCACGTGTTGATGCTTTAAATCAAGCCATTCACAAGGCACAATCCTTCAAATTTGATCTAGACGGTGCGGTCATGGCGAGCGATGCATTTTTTCCTTTCCCAGATTGCGTAGAAATCGCTGATAACGCGGGAATCAAGGCGGTCATCCAACCTGGTGGCTCGATAAAGGATCAACTTTCCATCGATTATTGCAATAAAAATCAAATTGCCATGGTTTTTACGGGTACAAGACACTTTAAACACTAG
- a CDS encoding ABC transporter permease: MLIYLRVLKESFFFALNALRTNLLRTFLSLLGVTIGIFAIIGVLAAIDSLENEIQDGLSSLDISTIYVLRISFGPTDLEPYQYQKFPNVSYEEYLMLKRSVPDLAAISYTFFTSPENVKFEDKTVTGVNIQPHTADFYDLENLKLVDGRFFNESEDLSGSPVVVLGYEIAQNLFDNQNPIGKRVRLYGNKFTVIGVLEKEGASGVSMGPGKDESAYIPVNFIRRIYSDKNQNTTTAMIMKPKPGTDLDEFMATVEQRLRTARGLKSEDINTFFINPLKGFADFIDQVTGVMTLIGVIISGFSMLVGGFGIANIMFVSVKERTNLIGIQKSLGAKSRFILSQFLFESIILAVFGGLFGLFFVWLGTVVANSIAEDFQFILSINNIILGTSISAAIGLLAGIIPAISASRMDPVEAIRTGM; the protein is encoded by the coding sequence ATGCTCATCTATCTTAGAGTCCTTAAAGAGAGTTTCTTTTTTGCACTCAATGCATTGCGCACCAACTTGTTGCGAACCTTCTTATCATTGCTGGGCGTGACCATAGGGATCTTTGCGATCATAGGTGTACTGGCAGCGATCGATTCCTTAGAAAATGAGATTCAGGATGGTTTGAGCTCGCTAGACATTTCAACAATTTATGTGTTGCGAATATCCTTTGGCCCTACAGATTTGGAGCCTTACCAATACCAAAAGTTCCCCAATGTTTCTTACGAGGAATATCTCATGCTCAAACGCAGCGTTCCAGATCTAGCCGCCATAAGCTATACCTTCTTTACGTCTCCAGAAAACGTCAAGTTTGAAGATAAAACCGTGACTGGCGTTAATATTCAACCGCATACGGCAGATTTCTATGATCTGGAAAATCTAAAACTGGTGGACGGTCGCTTTTTTAATGAGTCAGAAGATTTGAGCGGTTCTCCAGTCGTCGTTTTAGGTTATGAAATAGCCCAAAATCTATTTGACAACCAAAATCCCATCGGGAAACGCGTTAGGCTTTACGGCAATAAGTTTACCGTTATAGGTGTACTGGAAAAAGAAGGAGCATCTGGAGTGAGCATGGGACCAGGAAAAGATGAGTCTGCCTACATTCCCGTAAACTTCATACGTCGTATCTACAGCGATAAAAACCAAAACACAACCACCGCCATGATCATGAAACCCAAGCCAGGAACTGATCTTGATGAGTTCATGGCAACGGTAGAGCAACGATTGCGCACTGCCAGAGGATTGAAAAGTGAAGACATCAACACCTTTTTTATCAATCCATTAAAGGGTTTTGCAGATTTTATTGATCAAGTCACTGGAGTCATGACCTTGATAGGTGTTATCATTTCTGGATTCTCGATGCTGGTAGGCGGATTTGGAATTGCCAACATCATGTTTGTGAGCGTCAAAGAAAGAACGAATTTGATCGGAATTCAGAAGTCCTTGGGCGCCAAGAGCCGTTTCATCCTTTCTCAATTTTTGTTTGAATCTATCATACTTGCCGTTTTTGGTGGGCTATTCGGTTTGTTTTTTGTCTGGCTGGGAACGGTAGTGGCAAATTCCATTGCTGAAGATTTTCAGTTCATACTATCCATCAACAACATTATTTTAGGCACCAGCATATCAGCAGCCATAGGATTATTAGCTGGAATTATTCCTGCAATTTCTGCTTCGCGCATGGATCCTGTAGAGGCTATCCGCACCGGAATGTAA
- a CDS encoding diphosphomevalonate/mevalonate 3,5-bisphosphate decarboxylase family protein, with the protein MEEQFQLIATPQLKSQLSASWQAPSNIALVKYWGKHGMQLPANPSISFTLNDCRTITTMTATQSEKHGFEVLLDGTLKPSFAPKIEAYFKRIEAYSPWIKNYHFKIETSNTFPHSSGIASSASSMAAMSSCIVAMESDLTDNAIDKKKASFLARLGSGSACRSLEGKLVVWGNHEDTAGSSDLYGIDVSEKLHPIFQDFQDTILLVDKGEKTVSSTVGHELMNGHAFAKARFQQAHSNLSKIKEYLFNGDLEGFIKITESEALTLHSMMMTSHPYFILMKPNTLSIIEEIWKFRSRTNTPVCFTLDAGANVHMLYPAAHKQAVEELIKSKLAQYCQNEHYICDHIGNGASAV; encoded by the coding sequence TTGGAAGAACAGTTTCAACTAATCGCGACACCTCAACTCAAATCACAACTTAGTGCTTCTTGGCAAGCACCATCCAACATTGCGTTAGTCAAATATTGGGGCAAGCATGGCATGCAGTTGCCTGCAAATCCGTCGATTAGTTTTACACTCAATGATTGTCGTACGATCACTACCATGACCGCTACTCAATCTGAAAAACACGGTTTTGAAGTCTTGTTAGACGGCACATTAAAGCCTTCTTTTGCGCCAAAAATCGAAGCTTATTTCAAGCGTATTGAGGCCTACTCGCCATGGATCAAAAACTATCATTTCAAGATCGAGACCAGCAACACGTTCCCGCACAGCAGCGGTATCGCCAGTAGTGCGAGCAGCATGGCTGCCATGTCGTCCTGTATTGTTGCCATGGAAAGTGACTTAACAGATAACGCCATTGACAAGAAAAAAGCCAGTTTTTTGGCACGTTTGGGCTCTGGAAGCGCTTGTAGAAGTCTTGAAGGTAAACTGGTCGTTTGGGGTAATCATGAAGACACCGCAGGCAGTTCAGATCTATACGGTATAGACGTGAGCGAGAAGCTTCATCCTATCTTTCAGGATTTTCAAGACACCATCTTGTTAGTGGACAAAGGCGAGAAAACCGTAAGTTCCACGGTAGGTCATGAGCTTATGAACGGGCACGCTTTCGCGAAAGCGAGATTCCAACAAGCCCATTCCAACTTATCAAAAATCAAGGAATATTTATTCAACGGCGACTTGGAAGGATTCATTAAAATCACCGAAAGTGAAGCACTCACGCTGCACTCCATGATGATGACGTCGCATCCCTATTTTATCCTCATGAAGCCCAATACGCTGTCGATCATCGAGGAGATCTGGAAATTTAGATCGAGAACAAATACGCCTGTGTGTTTCACGCTGGACGCTGGTGCAAACGTACACATGCTTTATCCTGCGGCGCATAAGCAGGCTGTTGAAGAATTGATTAAGAGTAAATTAGCGCAGTATTGTCAAAATGAACATTATATTTGTGATCATATAGGCAACGGCGCCAGCGCTGTTTAG
- a CDS encoding mevalonate kinase, with translation MKGPLFYSKILLFGEYGIIKDSKGLSIPYNFYKGALKIADTPDEKALASNASLARLADHIEQLVENDMDFPAFDIKSMRADVDAGMYFDSSIPQGYGVGSSGALVASIYDKYAINKITVLENLTREKLLILKDIFGKIESFFHGKSSGLDPLNSYLSLPILINSKEDIEPAGIPSQLATGNGAVFLLDSGVVGETAPMVNIFMENMKKEGFRKMLKEQFVKYTDSCVEDFLSGDVKGLFGNVKKLSGTVLDNFKPMIPAQFHELWKKGLDTGDYYLKLCGSGGGGYILGFTEDLPKAQKALKDYKLEVVYNF, from the coding sequence ATGAAAGGACCATTATTCTATTCAAAGATTCTTCTTTTTGGCGAGTACGGCATCATCAAGGATTCCAAAGGACTTTCCATTCCCTACAATTTTTACAAAGGAGCGCTTAAAATCGCAGATACACCAGATGAAAAGGCTCTAGCATCCAACGCTAGCCTTGCCAGACTTGCAGACCATATTGAACAACTGGTAGAGAACGACATGGACTTCCCAGCGTTTGACATCAAGTCCATGAGAGCAGATGTTGATGCAGGTATGTACTTTGACAGCAGTATACCACAAGGTTATGGTGTAGGAAGTAGTGGTGCTCTTGTAGCGTCTATTTATGACAAGTATGCGATCAATAAAATCACGGTGTTAGAAAACCTTACGCGTGAAAAACTATTGATCTTGAAAGATATTTTTGGCAAGATCGAGAGTTTTTTCCACGGGAAAAGTTCTGGCCTGGATCCACTAAACAGTTATTTGAGCCTTCCTATTCTTATTAATAGTAAGGAGGACATTGAACCTGCTGGCATACCATCGCAACTTGCAACCGGTAATGGAGCGGTCTTCTTATTGGACTCTGGAGTTGTGGGAGAAACAGCACCTATGGTCAATATTTTTATGGAAAACATGAAGAAAGAAGGTTTCCGTAAGATGTTGAAGGAGCAATTTGTAAAGTACACCGATTCTTGTGTGGAGGATTTCTTGAGTGGCGATGTGAAAGGACTTTTTGGCAATGTCAAAAAGCTTTCTGGAACCGTACTGGACAATTTCAAGCCTATGATTCCCGCACAGTTCCACGAACTGTGGAAAAAAGGATTAGACACTGGTGATTACTATTTAAAACTATGTGGATCTGGTGGTGGTGGTTACATCCTAGGTTTTACTGAAGATTTGCCCAAAGCACAAAAAGCATTAAAGGATTATAAACTGGAAGTAGTTTATAATTTCTAA
- a CDS encoding geranylgeranylglycerol-phosphate geranylgeranyltransferase, protein MPATQTMTKNRSSTRILTVKVLSLFSSVRLYNIGLIAIAQLFATIFIIAPDTPVLEILSDYRLWLIIIASAAAIAGGYIINNFYDREKDLINRPQKTLLENQVKQSTLWTVYFTLNGAAFVMGMIVSWRAGLFYALYITAMWLYSHKIKKVLFVGNLMAAALAVSPFFVLFMYYKNFYPVILVHGLFLFLIIGMRELIKDLENLRGDLAQNYQTLPVVLGERASKKFYTVLTVITIVPIAALILRFETGYMNYYFAFITGALLVCLPLLWSSRRKREYLLIHFILKVIIVAGVFSILLIDLPAIVNRIQTFL, encoded by the coding sequence ATGCCAGCAACACAAACGATGACTAAAAACAGATCCAGCACGCGGATTCTTACCGTCAAGGTATTGAGCTTGTTTTCTAGCGTTCGCTTGTATAACATAGGTCTAATAGCTATCGCTCAGCTGTTTGCTACAATTTTTATCATCGCGCCAGATACACCGGTATTAGAAATTTTAAGCGACTACAGGTTATGGCTTATCATAATCGCATCTGCCGCAGCGATCGCTGGTGGTTATATCATCAATAACTTTTACGACCGCGAGAAAGACTTGATAAATAGGCCTCAAAAAACGCTTTTGGAAAATCAGGTGAAGCAGTCCACTTTATGGACTGTTTATTTCACACTCAATGGCGCGGCGTTTGTGATGGGAATGATCGTTTCCTGGCGCGCTGGGCTTTTTTATGCGCTCTATATTACTGCCATGTGGTTGTATTCACACAAGATCAAGAAAGTACTTTTTGTAGGGAACTTGATGGCCGCAGCACTGGCGGTGAGTCCGTTTTTTGTGTTGTTCATGTACTATAAAAATTTCTATCCGGTCATTTTGGTTCATGGGTTGTTTCTCTTTCTCATCATAGGTATGCGCGAATTGATCAAGGATCTGGAAAACCTGCGCGGCGATCTGGCCCAAAATTACCAGACTTTGCCTGTGGTACTGGGCGAGCGTGCCTCAAAGAAGTTCTACACAGTACTTACCGTAATTACCATTGTTCCTATAGCAGCACTCATATTGAGGTTTGAAACCGGTTACATGAATTACTATTTTGCGTTCATAACCGGTGCTTTGCTCGTTTGTTTACCGCTATTATGGTCCTCACGACGCAAGCGCGAGTATTTACTCATTCACTTCATCCTCAAAGTGATTATTGTAGCTGGCGTCTTTTCCATTTTACTTATAGATTTACCAGCCATCGTCAATAGAATACAAACCTTTTTATGA
- a CDS encoding carbon-nitrogen hydrolase family protein, whose protein sequence is MSLSTIKVALAQIAPVWLDHAATLHKILETLKEAKTNGAELVVFGEALLPGYPFWLALTDGAAWNKSVVKELHRHYALHAVDIDRGDLEDVCAFAKANQIAIYLGIIERPSDRGGHSLYASLVYIDQNGVIQSVHRKLQPTYDERLTWSPGDGNGLVTHKLKDFTVSGLNCWENWMPLPRAAMYAQGTNLHVAAWPGSDHNTKDITRFVAREGRTYVLSVSCMMFKEDFPAGTPHLEEILVNAPAVLANGGSCIAGPDGEWIIEPQIGKEEILYATLDLNRVFEERQNFDAAGHYSRPDVTQLNVNRERQTTVKFKD, encoded by the coding sequence ATGAGTCTTTCCACCATCAAAGTAGCTCTCGCACAGATAGCTCCAGTATGGCTGGATCACGCTGCCACACTGCATAAAATTTTGGAAACCCTGAAAGAAGCCAAAACAAACGGCGCTGAACTGGTGGTTTTCGGTGAGGCACTATTGCCGGGTTATCCGTTCTGGTTGGCCTTAACAGATGGCGCTGCGTGGAACAAAAGCGTGGTGAAGGAACTGCACAGGCATTATGCGCTCCATGCTGTGGATATCGACCGTGGAGATTTGGAGGATGTTTGCGCTTTCGCGAAAGCGAACCAAATAGCCATCTATCTAGGAATCATTGAACGTCCTAGCGATCGTGGTGGTCATTCCCTGTACGCGAGCCTTGTTTACATTGACCAAAACGGTGTAATTCAAAGCGTTCATCGCAAACTGCAGCCCACCTATGACGAGCGACTTACCTGGTCGCCTGGCGATGGTAATGGACTGGTAACACACAAACTCAAGGACTTTACGGTAAGTGGCCTGAACTGCTGGGAAAACTGGATGCCTTTACCTCGAGCTGCCATGTATGCGCAAGGTACCAACCTGCATGTGGCAGCCTGGCCTGGAAGCGATCACAACACAAAGGACATCACGAGATTTGTCGCACGAGAAGGAAGAACCTATGTGTTGTCGGTTTCTTGCATGATGTTCAAGGAAGATTTTCCTGCTGGCACTCCGCATCTGGAAGAAATCCTGGTAAATGCACCAGCCGTACTGGCCAATGGTGGCAGTTGCATCGCAGGTCCAGATGGCGAATGGATCATCGAGCCACAAATAGGCAAGGAAGAAATACTTTATGCCACACTAGATCTAAATCGGGTGTTTGAAGAACGCCAGAATTTTGACGCTGCCGGCCATTATTCCAGACCTGATGTCACACAGTTAAACGTCAATAGAGAGCGACAAACAACAGTGAAGTTTAAGGATTGA
- a CDS encoding pseudouridine synthase — MQKITVMSRGNEGSSGKGSGRQGGKAGSSSKGGNRRNAGSQDHKSNTSGRGGASTKNTRGGKNQVIGTSRSGNPVTKKEYINRKKKENSTSKKSSATGIRLNKYIANSGLCSRRDADIYIAAGSVTVNDKPVTEMGFRVQPSDEVKFDGRSIEPKRKEYFLLNKPKGFITPRTGEKQSKTVMDLMATASSSRLHYIGRLGRKSLGLMIFTNDLEIANIMNNPKKRLRKIYHVALDRSFKHEDLMKIRNGVTIEGEEIKVEDINYVEGGKNNEIGIEVHSGKDNIVQRIFDSVGYEVVTLDRVVIGGLTKKDLPRGHYRLLSKQEIINLKMLA, encoded by the coding sequence TTGCAAAAAATTACAGTGATGAGCAGAGGCAATGAAGGATCTAGTGGTAAAGGCAGTGGCCGTCAAGGCGGCAAGGCTGGATCCAGTAGTAAAGGCGGAAACAGAAGAAATGCTGGTTCTCAGGACCATAAAAGTAACACCTCAGGTCGTGGTGGAGCATCTACAAAAAATACACGCGGTGGTAAAAACCAGGTGATAGGTACTTCCAGATCTGGAAATCCAGTAACCAAAAAGGAATACATCAATCGCAAGAAGAAAGAGAACTCTACCAGCAAAAAGAGCTCTGCAACTGGAATAAGATTGAATAAATACATAGCGAACAGTGGTCTTTGCAGCCGTCGCGATGCCGACATCTACATCGCTGCAGGAAGCGTAACCGTAAACGACAAGCCGGTAACCGAAATGGGTTTCCGAGTGCAGCCGTCTGACGAGGTGAAATTTGACGGCCGTTCCATAGAGCCTAAAAGAAAAGAATACTTCCTACTCAATAAACCTAAAGGCTTTATCACACCTAGAACCGGAGAAAAGCAAAGCAAAACCGTGATGGATTTGATGGCAACGGCCTCATCCAGCAGATTGCACTACATAGGACGACTAGGCAGAAAATCATTAGGGCTCATGATATTTACCAACGATCTAGAGATCGCAAATATCATGAACAATCCTAAAAAGCGCTTGCGCAAAATATATCATGTCGCTCTGGACCGCAGCTTCAAGCATGAAGATCTCATGAAAATACGCAACGGTGTCACCATCGAGGGCGAAGAAATTAAAGTTGAAGACATTAATTATGTGGAAGGCGGCAAAAACAACGAGATAGGTATCGAGGTGCACAGCGGCAAGGACAACATCGTACAACGTATCTTTGATAGTGTAGGCTATGAAGTGGTGACTCTGGATCGTGTTGTTATAGGAGGCCTGACTAAAAAAGACTTGCCTCGTGGTCACTATAGATTACTAAGCAAACAAGAGATTATCAACCTAAAAATGCTCGCATAA
- a CDS encoding decarboxylase, protein MNTKYIDLIDQTYHFPTEEFDIKEKQLHFHGIDLMKLVQEYGSPLKFTYLPKISENINRAKGWFESAFAKADYQAKYRYCYCTKSSHFKYVLDEALKNDIHVETSSAFDINIVKSLRESGKITKDTFVICNGFKRDLYIENIASLIDSGQHNCIPVIDNHEELPLLQQATEKKFKVGIRIASEEEPKFEFYTSRLGIGYKNINAFYKNQIEGNDQVELKMLHFFINTGIRDTAYYWNELHKCLKVYIGLKKICPSLDSLNIGGGFPIKNSLAFDFDYEYMIEEIVSQIKIVCDDAEVPVPDLFTEFGSFTVGESGGAIYKILHQKQQNDREKWSMINSSFITTLPDSWAISKRFILLPLNRWNDEYERVLLGGLTCDSDDYYNSEQNVNAIYLPKYHKDKPTYIGFFNTGAYQETIGGYGGIQHCLIPAPKHVLIDRDENGEIVTELFRDQQTSEQMLEILGY, encoded by the coding sequence TTGAATACTAAGTACATCGATCTCATTGATCAGACCTACCATTTTCCTACGGAAGAGTTTGACATCAAAGAAAAGCAACTGCACTTCCACGGTATTGACCTCATGAAACTGGTCCAGGAATATGGCAGCCCATTGAAGTTCACGTATCTACCTAAAATTTCAGAGAACATCAACCGTGCAAAAGGATGGTTTGAATCCGCTTTCGCGAAAGCGGACTATCAAGCAAAATATCGTTATTGCTATTGCACTAAGAGTTCCCATTTTAAGTACGTGCTGGATGAGGCGCTCAAAAATGATATCCATGTCGAGACCAGCAGTGCTTTTGACATCAACATTGTAAAGAGCCTTAGAGAAAGCGGTAAGATCACCAAGGATACTTTTGTGATTTGCAACGGCTTCAAACGTGATTTGTACATAGAAAATATTGCTAGCCTGATTGATTCTGGACAGCACAATTGTATTCCTGTAATTGACAATCATGAAGAGTTGCCGTTACTACAACAAGCGACGGAAAAGAAATTCAAAGTAGGAATACGTATTGCCAGTGAGGAAGAGCCAAAATTTGAATTCTACACCAGTAGATTGGGAATAGGCTATAAAAACATCAATGCATTTTACAAGAACCAGATTGAAGGTAACGATCAAGTAGAGCTCAAAATGCTCCACTTTTTTATCAATACCGGTATACGCGACACGGCTTATTACTGGAACGAACTTCACAAGTGTTTGAAGGTTTACATAGGTCTTAAAAAAATATGCCCATCTCTAGACAGCTTGAATATAGGTGGTGGGTTTCCTATCAAAAACAGTCTAGCTTTTGATTTTGATTATGAATACATGATTGAAGAGATCGTGAGCCAGATCAAAATCGTTTGTGACGATGCAGAAGTGCCGGTTCCAGATCTGTTTACAGAATTCGGATCTTTTACCGTTGGAGAAAGCGGCGGCGCGATCTACAAGATTCTGCACCAAAAGCAGCAAAACGACCGTGAGAAATGGAGCATGATCAACAGCTCTTTTATCACCACATTACCAGATTCCTGGGCGATAAGCAAACGCTTTATTTTGTTGCCTCTTAATCGCTGGAATGATGAATATGAACGCGTTCTTTTAGGCGGATTGACTTGCGATAGTGATGATTACTACAACAGTGAGCAAAACGTCAATGCTATTTACCTACCTAAATATCACAAGGACAAACCTACTTATATAGGCTTTTTCAACACAGGTGCATATCAGGAAACCATAGGCGGTTATGGTGGTATACAGCACTGTTTGATACCAGCGCCTAAGCATGTTTTGATCGATAGAGATGAGAATGGCGAGATCGTGACAGAGTTGTTTAGAGACCAACAAACCTCTGAACAGATGCTTGAAATTTTGGGATACTAA
- the speB gene encoding agmatinase: MSTSNYAGIEDQYAGLDNASIVLIPVPYDGTSTWQKGADKGPDAFLDASRNMELYDIETDTEVYQHGIYLADPVSENSSPEKMVDAVHAATKKYIKRNKFVTLFGGEHSISIGSIRAFNEMFENLSVLQIDAHADLRKTYDGSSYNHACAVYEASQNTNLVQVGIRSMDSIELGINDEEKIFYAHEMVQDDYWSEKATEALTENVFITIDLDGFDPSICPSTGTPEPGGLFWYETLDFLRGVFEEKNVVGFDIVELCPNPNEKSSDFLAAKLYYKMLSYKFKDIALEGEEGYDADKGFAKAGLKKMKNINED, from the coding sequence ATGAGTACATCTAACTATGCCGGCATCGAGGATCAATATGCTGGATTGGATAACGCATCCATAGTTTTGATCCCTGTTCCCTATGATGGAACCAGTACCTGGCAAAAAGGAGCCGATAAAGGTCCAGATGCTTTTCTCGACGCGAGTCGCAACATGGAATTATATGACATTGAAACAGATACTGAAGTGTATCAACACGGTATCTATCTGGCAGATCCAGTTTCAGAGAACTCTTCTCCAGAAAAAATGGTGGATGCCGTTCATGCCGCAACTAAAAAATACATCAAGAGAAATAAGTTTGTAACGCTTTTTGGCGGCGAGCATTCCATCTCCATAGGTAGCATTCGCGCCTTTAACGAGATGTTTGAAAACTTGAGCGTACTCCAGATCGATGCTCACGCAGATCTACGTAAAACCTATGATGGCAGCAGCTACAACCACGCATGTGCTGTATATGAAGCCAGCCAAAACACAAATCTGGTGCAGGTAGGTATACGCAGTATGGACAGCATTGAGCTAGGCATCAATGATGAAGAAAAAATATTCTATGCCCATGAAATGGTGCAGGATGATTACTGGTCAGAAAAAGCTACTGAAGCGTTGACTGAAAACGTTTTTATCACTATCGATCTTGACGGTTTTGACCCATCCATTTGCCCATCTACCGGTACACCAGAACCTGGCGGCTTATTTTGGTACGAGACCCTAGACTTTTTGAGAGGCGTTTTTGAAGAAAAAAACGTCGTAGGTTTTGACATTGTAGAATTATGCCCTAATCCTAATGAGAAGTCGTCAGATTTTCTTGCGGCAAAATTGTACTACAAGATGCTGAGCTACAAATTCAAGGATATCGCTTTAGAAGGTGAAGAAGGCTATGATGCAGACAAAGGTTTTGCAAAAGCCGGACTTAAGAAAATGAAAAATATCAACGAGGACTAG